The genomic region TAGACAAGATGTGCAAGttgaaaaagttatatttggGCAATAACAGGATCAGTGTTGTGGAGAATTTGGAGAGCTTGAAGTATCTGGAGGAGCTACACATTGAGAAACAAAACCTTGACGGCCCGGATGGCTTGTGTTTTGATCCTAGAACCATGTTGGTTATTGGGGTAAGGAAAGactataacatttttaatcttaaagtactttttatatttacattccCATTTCTTATTACCTAATTCCCCCAACTCCTAGCGATTGTAACATTTGtacttttatcttaattttctCAGACTTCACTACGAATTTTGAATGTTTCCGAGAATAAACTAACAGATATGATCTGGGTGAAGCCACTTCGGAGATTAGAGGTTCTAATTGCTAAGAAAAACTGTTTGGAAGATTTTCATGTGAGTAATATTATGTAAGCCATACTAAATCAAGTTAACTCttattacctacctattgAAGAagctgaatatttttttttacaataaagtttttaattgtgTTAATTTTGAGTCCATTTTGTTCTTAACACTCTtcttgtaagtaggtatattttcttaCGCAACAACGTGTTGTTCATTGTTATAAAAactgataaaaaatctttgtcgcaaagaaatttaaatgctaaattatattaactaAAGTTTGATATAAACAGGTATACTTTGTATGTTCTAGAGCGTAGCTGATGACTTGTGTACGTTAGTGAGTCTTGTTGATGCCAACTTTATCGCAAACCCAATGACGAAGAAGCATCGCTATAAGGAGACCATCATTGCGAGATGTGCCCAGCTGCGTAAGTTCATTTTGttcttgaatttatttattattctgttCAACAAAAATAGGCGCTTTTAGTCATTTTTGTtggaactttatttttaaatgttttctgtACCTATGCATTAATCCAGATTATAAGTTTATACATTAGCTGTATAGAATTTATAAgcgtacttatatttattttatcattattttgctTTCGCCTGTTTGTATCTTACTTTGAATGCATTCGCTATTGCTTCCAATCAAATGTTCTTTGGATTGAAAGTAAAATGCGCttcacaattattattttagtcatAGTTTTTTAACACAGTCTGTTCCTTTGCCTTTATCCACTTTCGGACAATATTTCCACCCCTTTATCCGCCAACGACGAAAACCTTCATTCATGATCGTGTTacaatcaaaaatttttatctaCAGGAGTACTAGATACTGTCGTTATTCATGACACTTCGAAGACCTTCCTGCAGAGTTTTGACAGGAAGATCAGGCTTCGGCAGCTGAACGATAAGAACAAGCACGACATGACAAAGCGAGGAGTGGAAGACTTCTTCGACCTGAACATGATGCCAGGCCCGAGGGCACAGAGCGCTTTGTCAATAGCTGAATTTTCCAATCAGAAGCCAAAGAGTATGTTTCTGTTATTAATTGAGTCTgtgcaaaataatttatctgcatatttgttttatatatgtcTGCATGTCTGTTTGTGACGCGATACTTTCAAAAcgatgattttattataatgaaatttgatgCATAGTCCAAAGAACTTGAAAATACTTAGAAAACAactagtacctacttagtttCATCAATGAATGGTcagtttcttattattttttgtagatatctttttataagtctttattaaatgtttgtaaatttCAGTATCCGCCATTGATTCCACATACACATTTATGCCACGCGCTTTTTGGCGATCGAGACCGGCCCCGTCTCCAAGCGAAGCTACAGCGCCACCTATGGAGCCCCCGCCGCAGGTGAAACAACCTGCCACGGACTCAAACCAACAAGTTCTGAAAGGAATTCTGAAGAAACCCATGCCAATGAAATATTTGTCTTAATTTCTTGTGATTTatgatatacttatttaatttaattgtatttattttgattaaattgttatttgtgcgattatacctacctaacatattgtttttgttttgtattggcTGCGAAATCGGTTGAGTTATTCATTACGGAAATAAGACCGGTGGGTCACTCGTTAATATAGGTGTCCTATATTAACGAGTTCCCTCTCATTATATTACTTATGCCTTGTCAACTTTTGGTCAACGCAAAGTAAAAAAACGTATGTAAGACGGTTCCGGTTCaacggttccccaggcataacacttaacctggcggaagatcttccctttgtggcggtcgacccaaatcatcgctcccgctacaaaacCTTTTCGATACGATACATCGACTACAAATTAAAGAGTATGTAATCACTTCATTAAAGTCGGGAATTCCATAtggaaacaaaaatactttagtaTGAAATAAACAGCAAAAGTCTTGCCGACATAATAggccataaaatatataatcatcatTGTGCCAACCAAAAAAAAGGAGGTAGGGATGTACTTATTATCGAATTATCGATATCAGTATAAATTTGTCGACCGTAGGTACTTAGGTTGGGTGATCTAATTAATAGTGTCCCATGAACactcttttatttttgggggaaataaataagattaatttatttcaaagtgtATTTGAAGTTTTTGCATTGCATTGCAATTAACACATTTGAACGCCTTAAAAATTCTCATTTGTTTCATActaatgcttttttttttagagttAAGCCAGGCTGATAAAAATCTTGTAATCGTCAATGTCAAAGATTTGTTTGATAAGCGTTGAAGTTTCCAAAACGTAAGGTTTggttattgtataaaaaatgtatgtagggGTACGTTCCAATTATTTAAGTGGAAACACAACATGAAACGAATAACAGAAGCGTTCAAATTATTGAATGAAGAGTCCAATGGTAATATTTTAGATCTAAGTTAAATAATGGTTTACGTATTACTGTTTACTCCTCTGCGTAACagaataaactatttttatagcaTTATATCTTGGTGGAGACGTTAATGAGGTGTGTTTCCTGGAACCCCTGGAGTTTCAGAGGGAATATGTGGCTAAAAATGTGCCTGTGGTGCTGCGGGGCGGCTGTGCAGGCTGGCCGGCAACTATAAAATGGAATGCGCGATACTTTCGGTAAATGCCTGATTTTATAACAATACCTATCAGTTTTAACTGCAATAAGTCCTTAACTGGATACAGTGCCTCCCATTAGCTTCCAAACATTTATTCATGCATCAAAAATTTTTTGGCATACAGCACATTTTTCACagcaataaaattacaaacttgatgttatttttgtaaggGCCTAATACCATAAGCTGCCAATTATATTGTGCTGTGTTGTTCATAagcattttgatttttaaaccTTGCTCCATTGATTTAAGTTCTTGATTTCAGTGAAAAACTAGGCAATAAGAATGTGACAGTGGCCATCACACCAAACGGCCTGGCTGATGGGGTCACCAGTAACAACAGTGGTGTCGAGTATTTTGTGACTCCATTTGAAGTTGACATGCCCATGTTTGAATTCCTAGACAGCCTTGATGCTAAAACGTAAGAATCTTATTTACAAAtccttttttgaagaaaatatattttctctaATATCCACTTTGTGTGGGcaaaattcaacatttttagACATTTATTTCTATCACAATTCCAGAGACAATTATATAACTTATATTCAGAGACAAAACTCCAATTTAACGGAAGATTTCAAGGAACTCCTGCCTGATATCTATGAAGAGGTGTCATTTGCCAGCGAGGCATTCAACAAGAGGCCTGATGCAGTCAACTTCTGGATGGGCGATGAGAGAGCTGTTACTTCTAGTAAGTAACATACATCTTATATGTGAAATTCTCGtttcacaatgttcgttcccatACTTTTCCGAAAGGGCTTAACTGATtctcattaaattttgtgagcatattgagtaagGCTGAGAAtcagccaacatctattttgcATACCCCTTGTCCACCCTCaacattttttaactagaaattacttaaaaatgatttatatgacaaaacagcgtttgccaggacagctagtaatagatataattatgtctttaTCTATTATGGTGTAtcaaagccaacagtcccattataaataaatctcaatctatcattaagtcatacaaaAGAATGTGGCatatgagactgttggctatctTCCCTGTAAGGAATTAagacatgaataaataaatttcaatcttATTGCACTAATGCTATCTCTACCGAACCTTTTGACTGAACTAAGATTATAATTTGggtggttaaaaataaaagatcatcatttataacatcattatttatatagatataccaGAGCCGATGTTGCTTAAGCACATTTGATGATTTTAGAAGCTTTAGTTTGTAAGCAATTTGTGTGTATGAtacctgaaataaaaattttgatagtATTGTCTTAATTAAAAGTGAAattgatgtgccgtgtggttcccggcaccagtacaaaaaaacataggactactccatctctttcccaaggatgtcgtaaaaggcgactaagtgataggcttacaaacttggaattctttttttaggcaatgggctggcaacctgtcactatttgaatctcaattctatcattaagcaaaatagctgaacatagcctttcagtcttttcaagactgttggctctgtctaccccacaagggatatagacgtgaccatatgtatgtatgtatgtatttatgataaataagcgtgaaattatatttcagtGCACAAGGATCCATATGAAAACATATACTGTGTAATTGATGGATACAAAGACTTTATTCTAATCCCACCAACGGATCTGCCGTATGTGCCCTACAAAAGGTATCCACAAGCAGAGTTCCGAAGGGTCCAGAACCAGTGGCAGATTGTACCCAGTACAGAACCAGAGAGTGGGGATGGTAAAGAGGATGGAATACCCTGGATTTGTATTGGTGAGATTTTTTGCCAATTACAGTGAAATCATAATTCAGAAAATTCACTTTTCTGAAGGTGGAAACTATTTTGGGAAACAAAGTCTAAGTATTATctattcttttaatttcagaCCCCCACAAACCGGACTACGCAAAATATCCGGAGTTCAAAAGAGCGAATGTGTTCAAAGTGCGCGTGAACAAGGGCGATTGTCTCTACCTGCCTAGTCTATGGTTTCACCACGTGACCCAGAGTCACGGTTGTATAGCGGTAAATTATTGGTATGACATGGATTTCGATATCAAATACTGCTACTTCAAAATGCTGGAGAGTTTGTGCGCCAAATATTGAAATTGCGGCGAATTAGCGGAATTCAGAGATTTATTAGGAAAAGGGTTAAAATGACGTGACAAAATGAATAAGAGGAAACACAGATACTGGTGCTGACACCACATAAATGGTGGCATAATATAgttaataatgatttaaataaagggCCTAAAATGACTTGAATACATGGCTGTAAAACCCACAAATGTATTTGTTGAATACAATTCCTAGTCATTTTTATAAGTCATACATTgtgataattttgtatttttattacagttaataaaaaacaataaacatttgAGTGTTTTATTTGATAACTGAAAATATAATGAGAAGTTCTAACAATCTTGGTACGGACAACGTGCTCGCGTCTTTTGTTCTTCGAAGATGCTTCACaagctgaaaaaaaaacgaaatatttaagacttaaaAGTCCTAGTCCAGGCTTCTAAACTTAGCATTCTTTTATGCTATTACTAGCGACCTGTCTCAGCGGgtagcttaaaaaaaaaacaaactgcGTCCAAATCGTAATTCGAGTCTCTCCGAAACTGTTTGCTCTTTCTGTCCCATTAGGGATAACCTACAAggaataaatacttacgtGTTATAAATTGGTACTTACCATAATATGCGGGTAGACGTTAGATCTCGGCGTGACGTATCGCCTTTTACAGATGCCTTTAGCCGTGCAAATGCCGACTGTGTTCTGCGTTACACACGGTCCCCCGTCCATCCACGCTCGCACTGCCACCTTGCGGCAGGATTTCTGGTTGCATATGCTCACTGTCACGtttgctgaaaaaaaaatcatataagtGAAAAAGGTGCCTTTCCATCGATACTGGGATGAGAGAGAGGGAAGATCTTAAACCATCCGGCTGATAAATTTCCGGAGACACAAAAGTTGTTGAAAATGAGTATGCATTTCCGCGGCATTAGGGAAGCCGACCGTGTGACGGGAAAGGGCAATGACGAAGAAGATGAGCTGAAGGAAGTCCACTGTTGGGGACAGAAAGGCCAGTTCTGTCATTCTGCTGACTTAGATACTATTTCTTCTTAACGTGTTCTCTTATCTCTTGTCTTATCTGGCAATGACTTAAATCTACAAATAAGGTTATGGGTCCACCTATTTAAAAACCACcatacctaattaaattgaCATTTTTAAGGCGTTTCCCAGTAGCGCCACTTACTGAGAAACTTAcatataacgtctttatccttatGCAGTAGACAAAGCTTTGTGACTGAACTTATATTGGATGTGTGAATTGGATGAAACTGACGAAAgttctaaattttaaaaggttCGGTAGCGAAATTTTATCACTTACGTCCAGTATAATCATCAAGTGGCCATTCATCTGGCCAAGCGGTGGTGTTGCCCAAAATCTCTACGGCCGCCATTTCGGCCCCCATGCACCTTCCCTCGTTTACGCCTGGCTTCTTGCCGGGTAAAAGACAGCATATCCCACAGATGTGATATCCGAGGCCGCTCTGGTGTAAAAAATGGCCTTCAGATAAGATGCAACAAGGTCTATCCATCGTTCAGTAGGTAGTGTATATCAGATAGGTACAAATATAAGCAGACACGTAAAATTTAAGGGACGCAGTTCAGTCATACTATTGTCGCTTCCGTATAATACCGTTTATTCAGTATGTGTTGctataaagtttgttttactGCACCCATTTAGGGTTCCACTGTAGTATGAGACCTTTGATTTGATCCTATATGGGTAAGGTCTTCTGCAAAGATtgcgcttcgtgtaaaaacctgacttaccttaTCCATAATCCAGGTCAAAGTCCACActgggcttctctccagagatgTGAGTATGTAACCGGGATTACTGCCAGGAGGAGAATGCGAGTGAGACGTTCTACCAACCGTTCCCATCTTCCCACACTGACACTCCTTGAGACCTAGCGCGGCGCACTCCGCCGCGTGGCAGCTGCCGTCGGGCAAGCAGCGGCCGCCGAGCCCGCACGCGCACATCTCGCCATTCGAACAGGCGCACTCCAGCTCTTGGCTTTTGCAGTCCTGCGGAATATTGAGTATGATGAGTCTCAAGAACTAAAGAAAAGGGTTTGGCCCTAACTCTTGCCGTTCTATTACTCTTTTGTGTACGGCGCTGGTTCAAGTTCACCTACTTGTCGACCCAAGccaagtcaggttttaaacCATATTAACTCGCAATAGGTATCATGCCCCAATGCTGTTTACAAAGACTTGTGTCTGCTATATTATGAGAATGGATGgttcttatatgtatgtcagtatATCTGGTTATATAAAAACTCTTTGCAGGTTGATAGGTGATCATACGAAATGTAATATGCTTAAAATATGCTTTTTCtgattcgttttttaaatcattcacATTGCTTGTGCTATCATTACCTATAAAAAGAATTGCACTAACGATTCCAAAACTGCTGAGGTCCATGTAATGGCAGGTGGCGTTGCAGCACATACCCTGAGACGGATGGCACATAGCTGATGGCGCGACTGAGCATCCTTCCCTGTGCAGTGCCCTGCTGAAACATAGCCAGTTCAGAAGAGAAAGCCCACAACGTCACCCAACTTAATGTAGGTGCCCTTGGGGGTCGATTCCCGAacgttgatatattttttattcaaaattcaaaaattcaaaatttttatttattattataggatactatatatcgcttaataattgtcaaaacgtatggtttaacaacattggttgacgtcaaataaattacttaaaaactaagtttactgccgcttccaaggcgtcagtgcagaagaagcggtaacaaactgcactgcagcattttcttcaacaacgtcaactttacaatattatatatattttatatatattaagttcCCTCTTTCTCTTACTTTGCGGTTAACATCAAAGATAAAGACTGAAGAGCGACACGACATTGTCCTATGAACGTTCGTGTACCTGAACTACCTACCTTAGCCAAGGTGGAAGAGTCGGAAAACAAGTCGGCTGAAGCAAAGAAACCCTTGATCGCGAATTAGGTATTATTGGCCTTCAGCTTGGAAATCGCCTGAATACAGTCGCGCTCTGCATGTCTTTGGCAACGTGTGCTTTAGGTGAGTTTAAATCCAATAGCATTCCATTAGCTGGACAGACGTGTATGCCACACGTAGAAAACATATGTCTTAGAAAAAATTGGAATATGTAAGTTACCCTTCTTCAAAAACTAGAGCACCACCAGCTCTTGGGGTGCAGCACGGGTCGCTGTGACTGCAGCGAGATGGGAGACCGCAGTCGCAGGCCTCGCCTTCTTCGACGATACCTGTATGTTATGAATAGTTTAATGGTAGGTAATTaaactattaattaattgattagtCAATTGATAGGTGTATTTTGATCCTATCACACAGCCGTGTGCCTTATGTTAAAAATCTACGCAATGCTTAGAAGCGATGCTCAAATGCTGTATCAAATCCCGGGAACTCACCGTTACCACAATAAGGCCTATCTTCCTGTGTAAGGCAGTAGCTCATGCTGCTAAGTGTTGCAGCTATACGTCTTTTGCTGCAAACTGAGAATTCGAAGTGCATGCTGCTCTCGCCGGTACTGGACTGCGCGCTCATGAGGAAACCGCGACATTCAGGGTTCGGGAAGTTGTCGTCGTGATGGGCGCCGAAACTGTGTCCtgaaaatgaattaattaagttGGTTTTTAGGTACTTCTTACTAGTATGTTACCACACTTATGGTCTTCGTGTCAACGTcaatataacaataatgtataatccagaactaaattttaaaaaggtcTGTATGGAATTAGCATCATCACATTACATCAAATTGTATCTATACCATTTGAGCAAGACTTACTCGTATGTGTCGTATAATGTTACCTACATAAGAAGATAAAGCCAGATCATACTCAAGACGAAAATAATGGGTAGACTCTAACCCATTTCATGTGCCAGCGTCAATGCCGCTACTCTTTCTGGGACTCTTTGCTTGTCTTCAGTAGTGGCATGCGCGATAGCCAGGGTGTTGAACGAGCGTCCGTATGCTCTTCTGTCACATAATCCTCCAGCCGCACCTCCCATACCGCCTCCCAGGGATGTGAAGCTAAAATTTCCCAAGAGAAATGCTCTTTGTGATTGACGTGGAGGGTagttgtaggaagtatagttaataaagttatttattcctacagaagaaagaaggagaaaataatcagtttaaaaattactatattatgAACAactggtgaccccgacgtgatgaAGAGGCGACCGGTGGAGCTTTGGCAGTCGTTAGTCGCCATCACTGACTGCCTGGAATGTTTCCCTGTCCTGATTCGTAGTCGCACGGCTTCACGCAGTAagttgtaggaagtatagttatgAAGTTATTTAATTCCTACAGTAGTTTATTTCTTGTGAAGACTATGAGCAATAtgaagaaatgaaaaaaagtcACAAGAAAATCTACATAGGTTCTATGAAGGGGTCGGACTATTAACCTCTTTTTCGATTAAAACCTTTGTCTGTGtctactgtaggtatgtggTTGGACGATTTAAGATGAATGACACttcatgtatttaaatatatccaAGACAATGAATATGAAAGTCATCATAAAATATGAtagtacttttaaataatacttgCCTCAATCCAAGAGTGCGGTTTCTAAAGGCGTATCCAGAGAAGGCTACTCCTAGGCAGACTTCAGACAAACGCCGTAGTCTTGCAAACTTCATGAGGTAGTTGCGACCATCTATATCCGGGTCTGGGATCAGGTCTCCGAAGACCCGGCTATTGGTTTCGCTTGAAGTCAGCACTAAAATGTACTTCACTGAAAAACCTGGGAGAATTGGTTTATTATTAGCAGAGTTTGTTTTTAAGACAGATGAAGTTAAAAATGGTTTTTGTTAGGATTTTTGGTCTTTAGTCTTACTAGAGGGGGACTTTCAGGCCATTTCAGTAACGTGCATACcctatacctataacatacctataacatacatacatacacatacacacggtcacgtctatatccctcgcggggtagacagagccaacaggcttgaaaagattgaatggccacgttcagcttaatgatagaattgagattcaaatagtgacaggttgctagcccattgccaaaaaaagaatcccaagtttgtaagcc from Amyelois transitella isolate CPQ chromosome 24, ilAmyTran1.1, whole genome shotgun sequence harbors:
- the LOC106135932 gene encoding uncharacterized protein LOC106135932; its protein translation is MDFIDFKSLELNTEANISESFDLEDTDSNSLKKEAKKIARKKNKETFKRPTHLFMHEKHLTEIPKPKYATRIIYAYYHNNQISKMENFDLFYNVTHLHLQWNKIEKIEGLDKMCKLKKLYLGNNRISVVENLESLKYLEELHIEKQNLDGPDGLCFDPRTMLVIGTSLRILNVSENKLTDMIWVKPLRRLEVLIAKKNCLEDFHSVADDLCTLVSLVDANFIANPMTKKHRYKETIIARCAQLRVLDTVVIHDTSKTFLQSFDRKIRLRQLNDKNKHDMTKRGVEDFFDLNMMPGPRAQSALSIAEFSNQKPKISAIDSTYTFMPRAFWRSRPAPSPSEATAEKLGNKNVTVAITPNGLADGVTSNNSGVEYFVTPFEVDMPMFEFLDSLDAKTDNYITYIQRQNSNLTEDFKELLPDIYEEVSFASEAFNKRPDAVNFWMGDERAVTSMHKDPYENIYCVIDGYKDFILIPPTDLPYVPYKRYPQAEFRRVQNQWQIVPSTEPESGDGKEDGIPWICIDPHKPDYAKYPEFKRANVFKVRVNKGDCLYLPSLWFHHVTQSHGCIAVNYWYDMDFDIKYCYFKMLESLCAKY
- the LOC106135813 gene encoding disintegrin and metalloproteinase domain-containing protein 10; the encoded protein is MIKLLLTWSMTLLMLKAEEENLRRYRPICSVYGYIIVRGLFGSESHLLCLRLKSIGSLPLTTHQTKLIVDPDLEDEDNLVETMSLADVTMAYGFPVEDPSAGSAEGYIGDDHHFYGVLHLGNRTLHADPYNRDNKKRFGAFMYDTVLSPRLRRDNGQTQMEFLEHLPFFPYHFEEQKPMPGIARARICELLLLADQNFFEKDANASLNQAVRRMLHAVAQADIIFRNADFDEDGMPDNIGFSVKYILVLTSSETNSRVFGDLIPDPDIDGRNYLMKFARLRRLSEVCLGVAFSGYAFRNRTLGLSFTSLGGGMGGAAGGLCDRRAYGRSFNTLAIAHATTEDKQRVPERVAALTLAHEMGHSFGAHHDDNFPNPECRGFLMSAQSSTGESSMHFEFSVCSKRRIAATLSSMSYCLTQEDRPYCGNGIVEEGEACDCGLPSRCSHSDPCCTPRAGGALVFEEGALHREGCSVAPSAMCHPSQGMCCNATCHYMDLSSFGIDCKSQELECACSNGEMCACGLGGRCLPDGSCHAAECAALGLKECQCGKMGTSGLGYHICGICCLLPGKKPGVNEGRCMGAEMAAVEILGNTTAWPDEWPLDDYTGPNVTVSICNQKSCRKVAVRAWMDGGPCVTQNTVGICTAKGICKRRYVTPRSNVYPHIMLVKHLRRTKDASTLSVPRLLELLIIFSVIK